The Alicyclobacillus vulcanalis genome has a window encoding:
- the metG gene encoding methionine--tRNA ligase has protein sequence MKPTFYVTTPIYYPNDKLHIGHAYTTVAADAIARYKRLRGYDVFFLTGTDEHGLKIQQRAEQAGLPPKAFLDPIIAWIQDLWQKLDISYDDFIRTTEDRHERVVEQIFERLLQQGDIYLSEYQGWYCTPCESYWAERELVDGKCPQCGREVQFVREESYFFRMSKYVDRLLQYYEENPGFIEPVSRKTEMIRNFIEPGLQDLCVSRTSFDWGVHVPSNPKHVVYVWLDALVNYISAIGYLSDDPAQRAKFDRYWPADVHVVGKDIVRFHAVYWPIILMALGLPLPKKVFGHGFFLVKGGKMSKSKGNVIDPLTLVNRYGRDAFRYFLLREIPFGQDGTFTPEGMVERLNYDLANDFGNLVHRTAAMLNRFNDGVVPAPGALTDVDSALHQLAAEVKAKVDASMDELQFSVALAELWNLVRAANKYIDDCQPWKLNKDGDRDRLATVLYHMVEAIRVSTILVQPFMTEAPQVIREQFGFGEDAFTWDSALMGLGPSGQRVPEREPLFPRLDVEKEIEILTEMTTSAGEARADQKAENPAGASAKEATTVVHKDEIGIDVFDQVELRVGQVMACEKHPNADKLLVLQVDLGSEQRQIVSGIAKYYQPDELVGKKVVVVANLKPVKLRGQASLGMILCASEGDTLSIVTVPDSMPNGAIVK, from the coding sequence ATGAAACCGACGTTCTACGTCACAACCCCCATCTACTACCCGAATGACAAGCTGCACATTGGCCACGCCTACACGACCGTGGCCGCCGACGCCATTGCCCGCTACAAGCGGCTGCGCGGTTACGACGTGTTCTTTCTCACGGGAACGGACGAACACGGCCTCAAGATTCAGCAGCGCGCCGAACAGGCCGGACTTCCGCCCAAGGCGTTTTTGGACCCCATCATCGCCTGGATCCAAGACCTGTGGCAGAAACTCGACATCTCCTACGACGACTTCATCCGCACCACGGAAGACCGCCACGAGCGCGTCGTCGAGCAAATCTTTGAGCGCCTCCTGCAGCAGGGCGACATTTACCTCTCGGAATACCAAGGCTGGTACTGCACGCCGTGCGAATCGTACTGGGCCGAGCGCGAGCTCGTCGACGGCAAGTGCCCGCAGTGCGGCCGGGAGGTGCAGTTCGTCCGCGAGGAGTCGTACTTCTTTCGCATGAGCAAATACGTCGATCGCCTGCTTCAGTACTACGAGGAAAACCCCGGTTTCATCGAGCCCGTCTCGCGCAAGACGGAGATGATCCGGAACTTCATCGAGCCGGGCCTCCAGGACCTGTGCGTCTCGCGCACCTCGTTCGACTGGGGCGTGCACGTGCCCTCCAATCCCAAGCACGTCGTCTACGTCTGGCTCGACGCGCTCGTCAACTACATCTCGGCCATCGGCTACCTGTCGGACGATCCCGCCCAGCGCGCCAAGTTCGACCGATACTGGCCCGCGGACGTGCACGTCGTCGGCAAGGATATCGTGCGCTTTCACGCCGTCTACTGGCCCATCATCCTGATGGCGCTCGGCCTGCCGTTGCCCAAGAAGGTGTTTGGTCACGGCTTCTTCCTGGTCAAGGGCGGCAAAATGTCGAAGTCGAAGGGCAACGTGATCGATCCGCTGACGCTCGTGAACCGCTACGGCCGCGATGCGTTCCGCTACTTCCTGCTGCGCGAAATTCCGTTTGGACAAGACGGCACGTTCACGCCGGAGGGCATGGTCGAGCGGCTCAATTACGATCTCGCCAACGACTTTGGCAACCTCGTCCACCGCACCGCCGCCATGCTCAATCGGTTCAACGACGGCGTCGTGCCCGCGCCCGGCGCGCTCACGGACGTCGATAGCGCCCTTCACCAGCTCGCAGCCGAGGTCAAGGCCAAGGTCGACGCGAGCATGGACGAGCTGCAGTTCTCCGTGGCGCTCGCCGAGCTCTGGAACCTGGTGCGCGCCGCCAACAAGTACATCGACGACTGCCAGCCGTGGAAACTGAACAAGGACGGCGATCGCGACCGCCTCGCCACGGTGTTGTACCATATGGTCGAAGCGATCCGCGTGTCGACCATCCTCGTGCAGCCGTTCATGACCGAGGCGCCGCAGGTGATTCGCGAACAATTCGGCTTCGGCGAGGACGCGTTCACGTGGGACAGCGCGCTGATGGGGCTTGGGCCAAGTGGCCAGCGAGTTCCCGAGCGGGAGCCTCTGTTCCCGAGACTCGACGTGGAAAAGGAGATTGAGATCTTGACGGAGATGACCACATCGGCCGGCGAGGCCAGGGCAGACCAAAAGGCAGAGAATCCGGCGGGCGCATCCGCAAAAGAGGCGACCACCGTCGTCCACAAGGACGAGATCGGCATCGATGTATTCGATCAAGTCGAGCTGCGCGTCGGGCAGGTCATGGCCTGCGAGAAGCACCCCAACGCCGACAAACTGCTTGTTCTCCAGGTCGATCTCGGCAGCGAGCAGCGCCAGATTGTCTCGGGCATCGCGAAGTACTATCAGCCGGACGAGCTCGTGGGCAAGAAAGTGGTGGTGGTCGCCAACCTCAAGCCCGTGAAGCTGCGCGGCCAGGCGTCGCTCGGGATGATCTTGTGCGCGTCCGAGGGCGATACGCTCTCCATTGTCACCGTGCCGGACAGCATGCCGAACGGAGCGATTGTCAAGTGA
- a CDS encoding LuxR C-terminal-related transcriptional regulator yields the protein MSRPSPLPSPSEPLPKKVVQGVLQTLQAQEAECRMNWSLRMARLDIPEVTQPVLTHLFQFLLRNIESALNDEEALVRAFQAEVMRAQPSVMASDVLVVVGFVEELLISMAWRMAEPAHVEPFIRFAHRLCFDLAREALSEGYFPAKLAARTQFMCDAPLVNWLNVLSAECDWKWFALVRTRPQVNVEESALYVPETRMWTAEAPHPERTEQVRRALAEGSPFVAAVGDNLYAVAAARQDPLTVRRFRQTAQWIHNALQLAVYVRGGHGSGRAELLEVLLEFDDILATASDMNELLTAVVEHVCRRGGFRRSALFLYNPITQTVEGVHGYNVNVEEIMRIRQTDRDIPSLAQFVQIAKPVFLKDVANILPQPYVNKFHLSSLLVCPLIDQRRMLGIMLLDHGGKSFTPDNTTIRMVEAMLARASRMIVTQMYRQAGAGPITPLTTLTKREREILQLIADGVDTKEIGKALHISDYTVTEHVSSILRKLGAKNRTEAVAKAMRERIIH from the coding sequence ATGAGTCGTCCGTCGCCGCTACCGTCACCCAGCGAACCTTTGCCGAAGAAGGTGGTGCAAGGGGTTCTGCAGACGCTTCAGGCGCAGGAAGCCGAGTGTCGCATGAACTGGAGCCTGCGCATGGCACGGCTGGATATCCCCGAAGTCACCCAACCTGTTTTGACACACCTTTTTCAGTTTCTTCTGAGAAATATTGAAAGCGCTCTCAATGACGAAGAGGCGCTCGTCCGGGCGTTTCAGGCGGAGGTCATGCGGGCGCAGCCGAGCGTGATGGCCTCCGATGTGCTGGTCGTGGTGGGCTTTGTCGAGGAGCTGCTCATCTCCATGGCGTGGCGAATGGCCGAGCCGGCACACGTGGAGCCGTTCATCCGCTTCGCACATCGGCTGTGTTTTGACCTCGCGCGCGAGGCGCTGTCGGAAGGCTACTTTCCGGCCAAGCTGGCGGCCCGGACGCAATTCATGTGCGATGCGCCCCTCGTGAACTGGCTGAATGTCCTGAGCGCGGAGTGCGACTGGAAGTGGTTCGCACTGGTGCGCACGCGTCCGCAGGTGAATGTCGAGGAATCCGCGCTTTACGTGCCGGAGACGCGCATGTGGACCGCAGAGGCGCCGCATCCCGAGCGGACGGAGCAGGTCCGCCGGGCTCTCGCCGAGGGTTCCCCCTTTGTCGCCGCGGTGGGGGACAACCTGTACGCAGTGGCCGCGGCGCGCCAAGACCCGCTCACCGTGCGCCGGTTCCGGCAGACCGCGCAGTGGATCCACAACGCACTGCAGCTCGCCGTCTACGTGCGCGGCGGACACGGCAGCGGGCGGGCCGAACTGCTCGAGGTGCTGCTCGAGTTTGACGACATTCTCGCGACCGCCTCGGACATGAACGAGCTTCTGACGGCCGTGGTCGAGCACGTCTGTCGGCGCGGCGGGTTCCGGCGCAGCGCGCTGTTTCTCTACAACCCCATCACGCAGACGGTCGAGGGCGTTCACGGGTACAACGTCAACGTCGAAGAGATCATGCGCATCCGACAGACGGACCGGGACATCCCGTCGCTCGCCCAGTTTGTGCAGATTGCCAAGCCGGTCTTTCTCAAGGACGTCGCCAACATCCTTCCCCAGCCGTACGTCAACAAGTTTCATCTGTCCTCGCTGCTCGTCTGTCCGCTCATTGATCAACGGCGCATGCTCGGCATCATGCTGCTCGATCACGGCGGGAAGTCGTTCACCCCGGACAACACGACCATCCGCATGGTGGAGGCGATGCTCGCCCGCGCGAGCCGGATGATCGTGACGCAGATGTACCGCCAGGCCGGCGCGGGTCCCATCACGCCGCTCACCACGCTGACGAAGCGGGAGCGGGAAATTTTGCAGCTGATTGCTGACGGCGTCGACACGAAGGAGATCGGCAAGGCGCTGCACATCAGCGATTACACGGTGACGGAGCACGTGAGTTCCATCCTCCGAAAGCTCGGCGCGAAAAACCGGACCGAAGCGGTGGCCAAGGCGATGCGCGAGCGCATCATTCACTGA
- a CDS encoding TatD family hydrolase, translating into MKLFDTHCHLMDRRFEEDLEEVLARARAAGVTRIVVPAVDLDTSHQVIRIAEAHDGVYAAVGIHPEAAGEVPDGAYGEIERMAAHPKVVAIGEIGLDYYWDSAPRPVQQQVMAAQVEIAKRAGLPIIVHNRESTEDVLDLLARLRPGDAAGGVMHCFNEREDVMQRAVDLGMYISFAGPVTYKKSDDLRAVAARVPEDRLLIETDSPYLSPHPFRGKRNEPARVALVAEVLASARGVTMDEIARVTWENGHRLFRKVEA; encoded by the coding sequence GTGAAGTTGTTCGACACGCACTGCCACCTCATGGACCGCCGGTTCGAGGAGGACCTCGAGGAGGTCCTCGCTCGCGCGCGGGCGGCGGGCGTGACACGCATCGTGGTGCCCGCGGTCGATCTCGACACGTCCCACCAGGTCATCCGCATCGCCGAAGCGCACGACGGCGTGTACGCGGCCGTCGGCATTCATCCCGAGGCGGCCGGCGAGGTGCCCGATGGCGCGTACGGCGAGATCGAGCGGATGGCCGCACACCCCAAGGTGGTGGCCATCGGCGAGATTGGCCTCGACTACTACTGGGACTCCGCGCCAAGGCCCGTGCAGCAACAGGTCATGGCGGCGCAGGTGGAGATCGCGAAGCGCGCAGGGCTGCCCATCATCGTGCACAATCGCGAGTCGACGGAGGACGTCCTCGATCTTTTGGCCAGGTTGCGCCCAGGCGACGCGGCGGGCGGCGTCATGCACTGCTTCAACGAGCGCGAGGACGTCATGCAGCGCGCGGTCGATCTCGGCATGTACATCTCCTTCGCCGGGCCCGTCACCTACAAAAAGTCGGACGATCTCCGTGCCGTCGCGGCGCGCGTGCCTGAAGACCGCCTGCTCATCGAGACGGACAGCCCCTACCTGTCGCCGCACCCCTTTCGCGGCAAGCGCAACGAGCCTGCGCGCGTGGCGCTCGTGGCCGAGGTGCTCGCTTCGGCCCGCGGCGTGACCATGGACGAGATCGCCCGCGTGACCTGGGAAAACGGGCACCGGCTCTTCAGGAAGGTGGAAGCATGA
- a CDS encoding DUF6230 family protein: protein MYPEMAMPVEGRTNWKVFAGVMAGGVAGIGALTGMLMNGVVSAAVNLPVPFTVQASSINGQSFSLAPGQVPNQQQGAAQIQMNGTLQNMQITKTVNTPLGTFQISISAGSGQTPVQATGMTVYASSLGGDTSFPNGLTMDASTGSMSASQLNMNNATLNVPYLSTQSITLPGMSLSIQPVSSSSGSSSSTSNGT from the coding sequence ATGTATCCAGAGATGGCGATGCCCGTGGAAGGGCGCACGAATTGGAAGGTGTTTGCCGGCGTGATGGCAGGCGGCGTGGCCGGGATCGGCGCGCTGACAGGAATGCTCATGAACGGGGTGGTGTCCGCTGCAGTGAACCTGCCTGTGCCCTTTACAGTTCAGGCTTCGAGCATCAACGGCCAGTCGTTCAGCCTGGCGCCGGGTCAGGTTCCGAATCAGCAGCAGGGCGCGGCTCAGATTCAGATGAACGGAACCCTCCAGAACATGCAGATCACGAAGACCGTCAACACGCCGCTTGGCACGTTCCAAATCAGCATCAGCGCAGGCAGCGGCCAAACGCCGGTGCAGGCGACGGGCATGACGGTGTATGCGTCGAGCCTGGGCGGCGACACGAGCTTCCCGAACGGGCTCACGATGGACGCCTCGACGGGCAGCATGTCCGCGAGCCAGCTCAACATGAACAACGCGACGCTGAACGTTCCGTACCTGAGCACGCAGAGCATCACGCTGCCGGGCATGTCGCTTTCCATCCAACCGGTGTCGTCGAGCTCCGGTTCGTCGAGCTCCACGTCAAACGGAACCTGA
- a CDS encoding AbrB/MazE/SpoVT family DNA-binding domain-containing protein, which translates to MKSTGIVRKVDELGRVVIPIELRRTLGIGEKDALEIYVDGDRIILKKYEPACIFCGQADEIIHFKGKNICPSCIAEMQHA; encoded by the coding sequence GTGAAGTCTACAGGTATTGTCCGCAAGGTGGACGAACTCGGTCGCGTCGTGATTCCTATCGAGCTGCGCCGCACGCTCGGCATCGGCGAGAAGGATGCGCTCGAGATCTACGTCGATGGAGATCGCATCATTCTCAAGAAGTACGAGCCGGCCTGCATCTTCTGCGGCCAGGCGGACGAGATCATCCACTTCAAGGGCAAGAACATCTGCCCGTCCTGCATCGCCGAGATGCAGCACGCGTAA
- a CDS encoding DUF6114 domain-containing protein, translating to MNVATAKIQDGGEARDPRDAQDASGREPQPHVFQYAIIPTRWPTADPSLLSEWRENVFLQLGSTTTGGPSEVRAPEGTREVAAERGSALAGAEPAGQEDDALTSRVDSRDRQDGEVDVASQGQERLAEDAQDADETASRRRRRRHEALDLNEVMALAQVAAPEASNPSGEHGGLDEEGSPSESASQVEVPPGALTPSQIVRGDPLRLPDEEEGRRRVKPRVHNRGEGVMAVDPETVSVTQASQPGKRPAGVVVDVEATEAVPPAPASKGFRRWRRTRPFWAGLLSMLGGAAVAAGPASLLHVVAFTETSVPLGAAVGVLIFIMGLLEWFFPFYSVLTGAITVVLALISLISSSFGGLFIGMMLSLIGGAMAVAWRPATAKASKKSKKAKAPNLPNTPSASA from the coding sequence ATGAACGTGGCGACCGCGAAAATCCAGGACGGCGGCGAAGCGCGGGATCCGCGCGACGCGCAGGACGCGAGTGGGCGCGAGCCGCAGCCCCATGTGTTCCAGTACGCCATCATACCGACGCGATGGCCGACGGCAGACCCGTCCCTTCTCTCGGAGTGGCGTGAAAACGTCTTCTTACAGCTGGGTTCAACAACGACGGGTGGTCCGAGTGAGGTTCGCGCTCCCGAAGGTACGCGTGAGGTCGCGGCGGAAAGGGGGTCGGCTCTTGCGGGCGCCGAGCCGGCGGGGCAGGAGGACGACGCGCTGACGTCGCGGGTCGACAGCCGAGATCGACAAGACGGCGAGGTGGACGTGGCGTCCCAGGGACAAGAGCGCCTCGCAGAGGATGCCCAAGACGCGGATGAAACCGCTTCACGGCGGCGAAGGCGGCGCCATGAGGCGCTGGACCTCAACGAGGTCATGGCGCTGGCGCAGGTGGCCGCGCCAGAGGCATCGAACCCAAGCGGCGAGCACGGTGGCCTGGATGAAGAGGGAAGTCCATCGGAAAGCGCTTCCCAGGTCGAGGTGCCGCCGGGCGCACTGACGCCGAGTCAGATTGTGCGCGGGGATCCGCTGCGCCTCCCCGACGAAGAGGAAGGCCGCAGGCGCGTGAAGCCGCGCGTCCACAACCGGGGGGAAGGGGTGATGGCAGTGGATCCAGAGACGGTGTCGGTGACACAAGCGTCGCAGCCGGGAAAGCGGCCGGCGGGCGTGGTGGTGGACGTAGAAGCCACAGAGGCGGTGCCACCGGCCCCTGCCAGTAAGGGCTTCCGGCGCTGGCGCCGAACGCGGCCGTTCTGGGCGGGGCTTCTCTCGATGCTCGGCGGTGCCGCGGTGGCGGCGGGACCCGCGAGCCTGCTGCACGTGGTGGCCTTCACGGAGACGAGCGTGCCTCTGGGCGCCGCGGTGGGCGTTTTGATCTTCATCATGGGCTTGCTGGAATGGTTTTTCCCGTTTTACTCCGTACTCACCGGGGCCATCACGGTTGTGTTAGCGCTCATTTCGCTGATCTCGTCTTCGTTCGGCGGGTTGTTTATCGGCATGATGCTGAGCCTTATCGGTGGTGCAATGGCGGTGGCGTGGCGCCCGGCAACAGCCAAAGCGAGCAAGAAGTCGAAGAAAGCCAAGGCGCCGAATCTTCCGAATACGCCATCCGCTTCTGCATAA
- a CDS encoding R2-like ligand-binding oxidase translates to MALTDMPRVFQTTSEKRLNHSILPMRLYHKAKKLGTWDPRDIDFSKDKEDWQAMNEAERRVILRLCSLFVAGEEAVTLDLLPLIMAVAREGRLEEEMYLTTFLFEEAKHTEVFRRFLDEVAGETSDLSTFHKDHYRKIFYEYLPQAMGRLVHDPSPEAQAEASVTYNMVVEGVLAETGYYAFYTALQKENKLPGLIQAIRLLQRDESRHIGYGTYLLSRLISENANIWDVVNRRINLLLPHAIGVVQDLNAELDTEEAQQLAEELGITDVPFGLNPDEFVAYAQKQFATRLGVLQRARGKSVDEIYYYTEETVGVEQ, encoded by the coding sequence ATGGCGCTGACCGATATGCCGCGCGTCTTTCAGACGACGAGCGAAAAGCGGTTGAATCACAGCATTTTGCCGATGCGGCTTTATCACAAAGCGAAAAAACTCGGGACCTGGGATCCGCGGGACATCGATTTCTCGAAGGACAAGGAAGATTGGCAGGCCATGAATGAGGCCGAGCGGCGCGTCATCCTGCGCCTGTGCTCGCTGTTCGTGGCCGGCGAGGAAGCGGTTACACTGGACCTCCTGCCGCTCATCATGGCGGTGGCGCGCGAGGGGCGCCTCGAAGAGGAGATGTACCTCACCACATTCCTGTTCGAAGAGGCGAAACACACGGAGGTCTTCCGCCGTTTCCTCGACGAGGTCGCGGGCGAAACGTCCGACTTGTCGACGTTCCACAAAGACCACTACCGCAAAATCTTTTATGAGTATCTCCCGCAGGCCATGGGCCGGTTGGTGCACGATCCGTCGCCAGAGGCCCAGGCGGAAGCGTCGGTCACCTACAACATGGTCGTCGAAGGCGTGCTCGCGGAGACGGGCTACTACGCGTTCTACACCGCGCTGCAGAAGGAAAACAAGCTGCCCGGCCTCATTCAGGCGATCCGGCTGCTCCAACGGGACGAGTCGCGCCATATTGGGTACGGCACGTACCTCCTGTCGCGGCTGATCAGCGAGAACGCCAACATCTGGGACGTGGTCAACCGGCGCATCAACCTGCTCCTCCCGCATGCCATTGGCGTGGTGCAGGATTTGAATGCCGAGCTCGACACCGAAGAGGCGCAGCAGCTCGCGGAGGAGCTTGGCATCACGGACGTGCCGTTCGGGCTGAATCCCGACGAGTTTGTGGCCTACGCCCAGAAGCAGTTTGCGACGCGCCTTGGCGTCCTGCAGCGCGCCCGCGGCAAGTCGGTGGACGAAATTTATTACTACACCGAGGAGACCGTCGGCGTGGAGCAGTGA
- a CDS encoding esterase/lipase family protein encodes MTLSLQSSESVKAGTPKAHPLVLVHGLRNAHRWTDAFLRRCAEIWGSDRVYVVHLNGTDRIHDAHFPEGRVHMAGEFHRGAGCDTVERQCSYLEHKLALFEKMRGLTRPFDVIAHSMGGLVLRRYVSLHPDDVAAAVTLGTPHGGAPMARDFLWFGYVVGAGRAFSSLTPRRVRELVNRHPWPAHIPLYTVRAIQRGVSWGVGGELFIGTLYHGLLRRPSDGLVPAEHALCEEGQHLADLPGYNHLRLVSDPRVVDLCASVLP; translated from the coding sequence GTGACACTATCGCTCCAATCTTCTGAATCTGTCAAGGCGGGAACGCCGAAGGCGCATCCCTTGGTCTTGGTACATGGGCTTCGCAATGCGCATCGCTGGACCGACGCGTTTCTCCGGCGTTGCGCGGAAATCTGGGGTTCTGACCGCGTGTACGTGGTGCACCTGAACGGGACGGATCGGATCCACGATGCCCATTTCCCGGAAGGTCGCGTGCATATGGCGGGCGAGTTCCACCGGGGCGCGGGGTGTGACACGGTGGAGCGGCAGTGCAGCTACTTGGAGCACAAGCTCGCGCTCTTCGAGAAGATGAGGGGGCTGACGAGACCCTTCGACGTGATCGCCCACAGCATGGGCGGGCTCGTCCTCCGGCGATACGTGAGCCTCCACCCGGACGACGTCGCGGCCGCGGTCACGCTCGGCACGCCGCATGGAGGCGCGCCGATGGCGCGCGATTTTCTCTGGTTTGGCTACGTGGTGGGCGCGGGCCGCGCGTTTTCCAGCCTCACGCCGCGGCGCGTGAGAGAACTCGTGAATCGCCATCCCTGGCCAGCCCACATCCCGCTGTATACGGTTCGGGCCATTCAGCGCGGCGTGAGCTGGGGCGTGGGGGGAGAACTGTTCATTGGGACGCTGTATCACGGCCTCCTTCGCCGCCCGTCCGACGGCCTCGTCCCGGCCGAACACGCATTGTGCGAAGAAGGCCAACACCTTGCGGATCTCCCTGGATACAACCACCTCCGGCTCGTGTCGGACCCGCGGGTGGTGGATTTGTGCGCATCCGTGCTTCCGTAG
- the rsmA gene encoding 16S rRNA (adenine(1518)-N(6)/adenine(1519)-N(6))-dimethyltransferase RsmA — MTAVSAREVKELLRRHGVIAKKGLGQNFLVDARVLDGIVRAVQPDARTVVLEVGPGLGALTRALAAQAKRVVAIEKDESLRPVLEDVLAPCANVRVCYADCLKVRLEAVLAPDLAPGDRLVFAANLPYYVTTPILFQVLESGLPVSRAVVMVQKEVADRMVAPPGGKDYGVLSVGVQYRGAVERLFNVPPSAFLPQPGVDSAVVLIDCEKRPPLRAADEATFFRVVRAAFGTRRKTLENALAAGLHMPKEAVRDKIVAAGIDPGARAERLSIAEFVRLADEMAK; from the coding sequence ATGACAGCGGTGTCCGCCCGCGAGGTGAAGGAGCTTCTTCGCAGGCATGGCGTGATCGCAAAGAAGGGGTTGGGCCAGAACTTCCTCGTGGATGCGCGGGTGCTCGACGGCATCGTCCGGGCGGTTCAACCCGATGCGCGCACGGTGGTGCTCGAGGTCGGCCCTGGGCTCGGGGCCTTGACACGGGCCCTCGCGGCACAGGCCAAACGCGTGGTGGCGATTGAGAAGGACGAGAGTCTGCGTCCGGTGCTCGAGGACGTCCTAGCCCCGTGCGCAAACGTCCGCGTCTGTTATGCGGATTGTCTGAAGGTGCGTTTGGAGGCAGTGCTTGCACCGGATCTTGCCCCGGGCGACAGACTTGTGTTTGCGGCCAACCTGCCGTATTACGTGACGACGCCGATCTTGTTCCAGGTGCTCGAATCCGGTCTGCCGGTCTCGCGCGCTGTGGTGATGGTGCAGAAGGAAGTGGCGGACCGGATGGTGGCGCCACCGGGTGGCAAGGATTACGGCGTCCTGTCGGTGGGCGTGCAGTACCGTGGGGCGGTGGAGCGGTTGTTCAACGTCCCGCCGAGCGCCTTTCTGCCGCAGCCCGGCGTCGACTCGGCGGTCGTGCTCATCGACTGCGAGAAACGCCCGCCTTTGCGGGCGGCGGATGAAGCGACGTTTTTTCGCGTCGTCCGGGCGGCGTTTGGCACGCGGCGGAAGACACTCGAGAACGCACTGGCCGCAGGGCTCCACATGCCGAAAGAAGCCGTGCGCGACAAGATTGTCGCGGCCGGCATTGATCCTGGGGCGCGGGCGGAGCGGCTGTCCATTGCCGAATTCGTGCGGCTGGCGGATGAGATGGCGAAGTAG
- the rnmV gene encoding ribonuclease M5, with protein MTDTRPKLREVVVVEGLHDKARVDEAVDAEVLILGGDRVSRRTVDLLRRAVQARGAIVLTDPDGAGERIRRRLDQLVPGLLHAHVRKSKAASSRGVGIEHASAEDVRQALIEARGAKPGPVADGSEAPDVFTLDDLVRHRLVHHPDAASRREQLGEWLSIGYGNAKAFLHKLNAYGVTREEFEAAVRRLDG; from the coding sequence ATGACGGATACGCGACCGAAGCTGCGCGAGGTCGTGGTGGTCGAGGGGCTGCACGACAAGGCGCGCGTCGACGAGGCCGTGGACGCGGAGGTCCTGATTCTCGGCGGCGATCGCGTCAGCCGTCGCACGGTGGATCTGCTGCGCCGCGCGGTCCAGGCGCGCGGGGCCATCGTGCTGACGGACCCGGACGGCGCGGGCGAGCGCATTCGCCGTCGCTTGGACCAGCTTGTTCCAGGCCTCTTGCACGCGCACGTCCGGAAGTCGAAAGCCGCGTCGAGCCGCGGCGTGGGCATCGAGCACGCAAGTGCCGAGGACGTGCGGCAAGCGCTCATCGAAGCGCGCGGCGCCAAGCCCGGCCCTGTGGCGGATGGCTCGGAAGCTCCCGACGTCTTCACGTTGGACGATCTCGTCCGCCATCGTCTGGTCCACCATCCGGATGCGGCGAGCCGGCGAGAGCAGCTGGGCGAGTGGCTCTCCATCGGTTACGGGAACGCCAAGGCGTTTTTGCACAAGTTGAACGCATATGGGGTGACGCGCGAGGAGTTCGAGGCGGCCGTCAGGAGGTTGGACGGATGA